A single window of Nakaseomyces glabratus chromosome G, complete sequence DNA harbors:
- the CSM2 gene encoding Csm2p (CAGL0G08888g~Ortholog(s) have role in DNA recombinase assembly, maintenance of rDNA, meiotic chromosome segregation and Shu complex, cytoplasm, nucleus, site of double-strand break localization), translating to MPPKRYDDLSLLTLWPVAPDIDLAQYIYQFLTSEVGTQTEKEVYFTDSINSFPIHQLQELVNESNQSIYENIKINTALDLHELSSIIKKNTESLILKKIQNKKTNDLKPFQILSVINGLDVMFRSTLVSFTNEQAHLMLRDVMLRLRQVCNEYDCSPLTFKIILLFNRSDVMELLPKQRHSAAHQQKKMKYNNAMEGNSVGEFVGKYYCDEVAQ from the coding sequence ATGCCGCCGAAGCGATATGATGATCTCTCTCTCCTTACTTTATGGCCAGTAGCACCTGATATTGATCTAgctcaatatatttatcaatttttAACATCGGAAGTCGGGACACAAACTGAGAAGGAAGTATACTTTACTGATTCTATTAACTCTTTTCCAATACATCAGTTACAAGAGTTAGTCAATGAGTCTAACCAGAGCatttatgaaaatatcaagATCAATACAGCTTTGGATCTGCATGAATTAAGTAgtataattaaaaaaaacactGAATCCTTAATtctgaagaaaatacaaaataagAAAACCAATGATCTAAAGCcctttcaaattttgtcGGTCATCAATGGTCTTGATGTTATGTTTCGAAGTACTCTGGTCAGTTTCACCAATGAGCAAGCACATCTAATGCTGAGGGACGTTATGCTCCGATTACGCCAGGTATGTAATGAATATGACTGCTCGCCCTTGacattcaaaataatactttTGTTTAATAGGAGCGATGTTATGGAGCTCTTGCCTAAACAGAGGCATTCTGCTGCTCAtcaacagaagaagatgaaatacAATAACGCTATGGAAGGTAACTCCGTCGGAGAATTTGTAGGTAAATATTACTGTGATGAGGTTGCAcaataa
- the TOS7 gene encoding Tos7p (CAGL0G08954g~Ortholog(s) have fungal-type vacuole, plasma membrane localization): MAERKRTVMFLVVGLLAFISMAFFIIASVTAPAFHQIGLAKSNGFTYGTLGYCQDGCSRASASYHPETLDDDENTKWFLPQSSRAKLSRILIVAPVAAGLNFFTFASALVLFALPDINIGALFFVNLTLSVLTFFASALVCVVDIIQFYPHVTWCAWILVPAAVFALMNIPLFILAHVSQAKEPLYDEDSEKPLTRLVADEFDGIEDDIDLRKYNNDLDEKLGFHYMQNAVNNSTATVLPDPEKVRTNGSSSQYNTSASSYSEKYEDRLLENELADETRDELGHEAFSAIDSQGGRLKHSRNSQQFSVHTSSHTPSLDSSVYSQQNLENLRKSATPFIVNNGDQPQILQDILKQDQIQGSKYNGQNYPALHKQPQQLTVQGIDDNRSDITSVSRRGVDPEHIKYYDNGNHLNAKESLRQPNLHPGQQKAVPYPVSNYSMDRNTNQHPNMNGRPNGPPAPMTQIGPGMRAPNNMAPSVGRQPMPHPMHQQMHPMQRGMPQQMPHPMQRGMPQQMPQQMPHLPHPMQHPMQHPMQHPMQHPMQYPMHPPVQQTMPYQPRTTAGFQPAYKKRFRNRNNIPTSSLAADDMLNFR, translated from the coding sequence ATGGCCGAACGTAAGAGGACGGTGATGTTCCTCGTGGTGGGCCTACTGGCCTTCATATCAATGGCCTTTTTCATCATTGCTTCCGTGACCGCGCCAGCTTTCCACCAGATAGGTCTCGCTAAGAGCAATGGTTTCACATACGGAACCCTGGGTTACTGCCAAGATGGTTGTTCTCGCGCGTCTGCTTCATACCATCCAGAGACCCTCGACGACGACGAAAACACCAAATGGTTTCTGCCTCAGAGCAGCAGGGCCAAGCTGTCACGCATACTGATCGTGGCACCAGTCGCCGCCGGGCTGAACTTCTTCACATTTGCCTCAGCTTTAGTGCTGTTCGCACTCCCGGACATCAACATCGGTGCTTTGTTCTTCGTGAACTTGACTCTCTCAGTGCTTACATTCTTTGCCTCTGCGCTGGTATGTGTAGTCGATATAATACAGTTTTACCCACACGTCACCTGGTGTGCGTGGATACTTGTGCCCGCTGCTGTGTTTGCCCTGATGAACATTCCTTTGTTCATCCTGGCACACGTATCGCAAGCTAAGGAGCCCCTCTACGATGAGGACTCGGAGAAGCCGCTCACCAGGCTGGTCGCTGATGAGTTTGACGGTATCGAGGACGACATCGACCTGAGGAAATACAACAACGATCTGGACGAGAAGCTCGGGTTCCACTACATGCAAAACGCAGTGAACAACTCTACCGCTACGGTGCTCCCAGACCCTGAAAAGGTTCGCACAAACGGAAGCTCCAGCCAGTACAACACCTCTGCCTCTTCATACTCAGAGAAGTACGAGGACAGACTACTTGAAAATGAGTTGGCCGATGAAACTAGAGATGAACTAGGTCACGAGGCGTTCTCCGCCATCGACAGTCAAGGTGGCAGACTCAAACACTCAAGAAACAGCCAACAGTTCTCTGTGCACACCTCTTCTCACACACCATCTCTGGATTCTTCTGTTTACTCGCAGCAAAACTTGGAAAACTTGAGGAAATCAGCAACACCATTCATTGTAAACAACGGTGACCAACCACAAATATTACAAGATATTCTAAAGCAAGATCAAATTCAGGGAAGCAAATATAACGGTCAGAACTACCCTGCTCTACACAAACAACCACAGCAATTGACAGTACAAGGCATTGATGACAACAGATCTGATATCACCTCTGTATCAAGGCGTGGAGTGGACCCAGAACATATTAAATACTATGATAATGGAAATCATTTGAATGCTAAGGAATCTCTACGGCAACCAAACCTCCATCCTGGCCAACAGAAGGCTGTTCCATATCCAGTCAGTAACTATTCTATGGATAGAAACACGAACCAGCACCCAAATATGAATGGTAGACCCAATGGACCTCCAGCTCCAATGACACAGATAGGCCCCGGTATGAGAGCCCCTAACAACATGGCCCCAAGCGTCGGTCGTCAACCTATGCCACATCCTATGCATCAACAAATGCATCCAATGCAGCGTGGTATGCCACAACAAATGCCACACCCAATGCAGCGTGGTATGCCACAACAAATGCCGCAACAAATGCCGCATCTACCACACCCAATGCAACACCCAATGCAACATCCAATGCAACACCCAATGCAACATCCAATGCAATACCCAATGCACCCACCTGTGCAACAAACTATGCCCTACCAACCAAGGACAACGGCCGGCTTCCAACCGGCTTACAAGAAAAGATTCAGAAATAGAAACAACATACCTACATCAAGTTTAGCAGCAGATGATATGCTTAACTTTAGGTAA
- the FKH1 gene encoding forkhead family transcription factor FKH1 (CAGL0G08866g~Ortholog(s) have DNA replication origin binding, RNA polymerase II core promoter proximal region sequence-specific DNA binding, centromeric DNA binding and chromatin binding, more): MDEGLDLSLIPSTLRDDLLRTIISSLYEPEKTAVARQYDNQTLTAEDNKPHSNHKAKLVGRSWTFRLKSDSVTIGRNTDTFNNTFNWSTRAGLDIDLGPSKTVSRNHAKINFDERNGKWVFTSLGRNGAKINGKRVKPTDAESSVSVSISNGALIEVGGVDMMFLVSDMYPKYTQKTLDVIATRLFKHYKLESEPINVVENPFTWGIIRYSKYYNSRVRDELKIKEGTVPVQKLKLEIELEKIRESNKKKETQESNVDRSLPLQEEGSGDHSSHTDKEKLPKDSNIIPKQETVHDNDVTKTKGNAVTDTEMHVSQETDNFQSSIIEPPKEISKTSFYTKYDVSKSDTPVSDEISGNSKNLKNIRSLDETGTTTNIDGETAVNSKRQHDNDIPDERTIKQPKFDVSRLQKELNSNSKALGDKNEANASVNPDVSFADKAVKDVKLITDRRILSDNRNGTAKPKDSYATLITKAILSSPSGERTLSEILKYISDEYPYFKTSTLDWPNSVRHNLSVNKKFEKISKRANAIGKGNNWRISLDYQQEFLQKWKKGTLKFMKKTDAVDRQLLLYISKHGDLPRRQAPDDSPKRITIQSMSEAPGSKKLERTTKL; this comes from the coding sequence ATGGATGAGGGTCTTGATCTTTCGTTGATACCTTCAACATTAAGAGATGATTTACTCAGGACGATCATTTCATCTTTATATGAGCCAGAAAAAACCGCAGTCGCAAGGCAATACGACAATCAAACACTCACAGCAGAGGATAATAAACCACACAGCAATCACAAGGCTAAGCTTGTAGGTAGATCGTGGACTTTCCGATTAAAGAGTGACTCAGTGACAATTGGTCGTAATACAGACACCTTTAACAATACGTTCAATTGGAGCACTAGGGCTGGACTTGATATTGATTTGGGGCCCTCAAAAACAGTATCAAGAAATCATGCAAAGATAAATTTTGATGAAAGAAATGGTAAATGGGTGTTTACTTCATTGGGCCGTAATGGTGCAAAAATAAACGGTAAAAGGGTTAAACCAACAGATGCGGAAAGTTCTGTTTCAGTTAGTATTTCAAACGGCGCACTTATTGAAGTCGGTGGTGTAGATATGATGTTTTTGGTGTCAGATATGTATCCAAAATATACCCAAAAAACCTTGGATGTAATAGCTACAAGGCTATTTAAGCATTACAAACTAGAATCAGAGCCAATTAATGTGGTCGAAAATCCATTCACATGGGGTATAATAAGATACtcaaaatattacaattcTAGAGTACGAGATGAGTTAAAAATTAAGGAAGGAACCGTTCCAGTACAAAAATTGAAGCTAGAAATTGAATTAGAGAAAATCAGAGAAtccaacaaaaaaaaggaaactCAGGAGTCAAATGTTGATAGAAGCTTACCGCTGCAAGAGGAAGGATCTGGTGACCACAGCTCTCATACCGATAAGGAAAAGCTCCCCAAAGACTCCAATATCATCCCTAAACAAGAGACTGTCCATGACAACGATGTAACAAAGACTAAGGGAAATGCAGTGACTGATACTGAAATGCATGTTTCCCAGGAAACGGACAATTTTCAGAGTTCGATAATTGAACCTCCAAAAGAAATCTCGAAAACTAGCTTCTATACTAAATATGATGTGTCTAAGTCTGATACACCTGTAAGTGATGAAATAAGTGGTAATAgtaaaaatttgaaaaacatACGAAGTCTTGATGAAACAGGTACGACAACAAACATTGACGGCGAAACAGCAGTAAACTCTAAGAGACAAcatgataatgatatacCTGATGAACGGACTATAAAGCAACCGAAGTTTGATGTATCAAGACTGCAGAAGGAGCTAAACTCAAATTCAAAGGCATTAGGTGACAAGAATGAAGCAAATGCTTCGGTTAATCCTGACGTATCATTCGCTGACAAAGCAGTCAAAGATGTGAAATTAATAACTGACAGAAGAATTTTATCTGATAATAGGAACGGCACTGCCAAACCAAAAGATTCATATGCCACACTAATCACCAAAGCCATTTTATCGTCTCCAAGTGGTGAGAGAACACTAAGTGAAATTCTAAAATATATCAGTGATGAATATCCTTATTTCAAAACGTCTACATTGGACTGGCCAAATTCAGTGAGACATAATCTTTCCGTaaataagaaatttgaaaagatcAGTAAAAGAGCCAATGCTATAGGAAAAGGTAATAACTGGAGAATTTCACTCGACTATCAACAAGAGTTTTTGCAGAAATGGAAAAAAGGCACTTTAAAATTTATGAAGAAAACAGATGCCGTCGATCGACAACTGTTGCTATATATCTCAAAGCATGGTGATCTCCCTAGAAGACAGGCACCAGATGATTCGCCAAAACGCATCACAATCCAGAGCATGTCTGAAGCACCTGGCTCAAAAAAACTAGAAAGAACAACCAAATTATGA
- the TLG2 gene encoding t-SNARE syntaxin TLG2 (CAGL0G08932g~Ortholog(s) have SNAP receptor activity) — protein sequence MFRDRTNLYLSYRRTFPHNVRLSSTYRDDSDKATTEFDIDNEAYPMIEMGVHSKGKNTLPPVFIDIARDIDDYLDKVREHTAKLHKLYQKNSLPGFEDKTHDEKLIEDISFKVIQLFQKCYNIMKKLKGIYDDQTVDGRRLNRGELMILDNVQKSYADKIQIESNKFRALQNNYLKFLNKDDLKPISNNTLKSSSANETALLEEDTIGGIGAREQQEIEEYSRQTLQRRQATSSDNYLHVRDEEITQLAQGVLEVSTIFREMQSLIIDQGTIIDRIDYNLENTVIELKSAQNELNKATTYQKRTQKCKIILLLTLCVIALIFFILLKPRGGSTRVVHEVEQVPVPVHPEINDFENDKRYIEDNIQLI from the coding sequence ATGTTTAGAGATAGGACTAATCTGTACTTGTCCTACAGGCGGACGTTTCCGCACAATGTGAGGCTATCGAGCACGTACCGGGACGACAGCGATAAAGCCACTACTGAGTTTGATATTGACAATGAGGCATACCCAATGATAGAGATGGGCGTACACAGTAAGGGTAAGAACACATTACCGCCGGTATTCATTGATATCGCTCGGGATATAGATGACTATTTGGACAAAGTTCGGGAGCACACTGCGAAATTGCACAAGTTATACCAGAAGAACTCGCTTCCAGGGTTCGAGGACAAGACTCACGATGAGAAGCTTATAGAAGATATTAGTTTCAAAGTGATACAGTTATTTCAGAAGTGTTACAATATTATGAAGAAACTAAAAGGTATATACGATGACCAGACGGTCGATGGTAGAAGGCTAAATAGAGGTGAGCTGATGATACTGGATAATGTACAGAAAAGTTATGCCGATAAGATACAAATAGAAAGCAATAAATTTAGGGCACTACAGAACAACTACTTGAAATTCTTAAATAAGGATGACTTGAAGCCCATAAGCAACAACACATTGAAAAGCAGTAGCGCAAATGAAACTGCGCTtttagaagaagatacaATTGGTGGTATTGGTGCTAGGGAGcaacaagaaattgaagaatattCACGGCAAACCTTACAACGGAGACAAGCGACCTCATCAGATAATTATTTACATGTCAGAGATGAAGAGATTACCCAACTAGCCCAAGGCGTTCTTGAAGTTAGTACAATTTTTAGGGAAATGCAAAGCCTGATAATAGATCAAGGGACTATCATTGATAGGATTGATTACAACTTAGAGAATACAGTTATTGAACTAAAATCTGCTCAGAATGAGTTGAATAAGGCCACTACTTATCAAAAGAGGACTCAAAAATGTaaaattattcttttgCTCACATTATGTGTTATCGCattaatattctttatcttATTAAAGCCTCGGGGAGGTTCCACTCGTGTAGTGCATGAAGTAGAGCAGGTACCTGTGCCTGTTCATCCTGAGATAAATGATTTTGAGAATGATAAACGTTATATAGAAGACAACATACAATTAATTTGA
- the FLX1 gene encoding flavin adenine dinucleotide transporter FLX1 (CAGL0G08910g~Ortholog(s) have FAD transmembrane transporter activity, role in FAD transport and mitochondrion localization) has protein sequence MSDRYTPLQKEVISGLTAGSVTTLIVHPLDLFKVRLQLLITSTTKKGYRNLWSEIVGSDLSLTRELYRGLTVNLVGNTIAWGLYFASYRVAKDYLINYNHRIRNDKDLSSWMYLSASASSGMLTTVLTNPLWVIKTRMMSKANSDLTSMKVLRDLIKNDGVQGLWKGLVPALVGVSQGALHFTCYDTLKHKLVLKNRDSDEITNLETIAVTSVSKMLSTSAVYPFQLLKSNLQSFQASENDFKLLPLSKMIYSRSGLLGFYKGLSANLLRSVPSTCITFCIYENFKSFL, from the coding sequence ATGTCTGATCGATACACTCCCTTACAAAAGGAGGTTATATCAGGGCTTACTGCTGGTTCGGTAACCACCTTGATAGTGCATCCACTGGATTTGTTTAAAGTACGATTACAATTACTAATAACATCGACTACAAAGAAAGGCTACCGGAATTTATGGAGTGAGATAGTGGGGTCTGACTTGTCACTGACCAGGGAGCTCTATCGAGGTTTGACTGTCAATTTAGTTGGTAATACAATCGCCTGGGGGCTCTATTTCGCTTCATACCGAGTAGCAAAGGACTATCTAATAAATTACAATCACCGAATAAGAAATGACAAAGACCTGAGCTCATGGATGTACCTATCGGCAAGTGCCTCTTCTGGGATGTTGACGACTGTACTAACTAACCCACTATGGGTAATCAAGACCAGGATGATGTCAAAGGCAAACTCAGACCTCACATCAATGAAAGTACTGAGAGACCTCATCAAAAATGATGGTGTTCAAGGATTATGGAAGGGATTGGTACCAGCCCTAGTTGGCGTATCACAAGGTGCACTGCATTTCACATGCTATGATACTTTAAAGCACAAGCTGGTACTAAAGAATAGAGACTCCGATGAAATAACAAACCTTGAGACTATCGCTGTAACATCAGTTAGTAAAATGCTCTCGACATCAGCGGTATATCCATTTCAACTCTTGAAATCTAATCTACAAAGCTTTCAAGCTTCTGAAAACGATTTCAAGTTATTGCCACTCTCTAAAATGATATACAGTAGAAGTGGATTGTTGGGTTTCTATAAGGGTCTTTCGGCGAATTTACTGCGATCAGTACCTTCGACCTGCATTACGTTTTGTATATACGAAAATTTCAAGAGTTTCTTATAG
- the ASG1 gene encoding Asg1p (CAGL0G08844g~Ortholog(s) have sequence-specific DNA binding activity), which yields MNLTVPHRQEGKRRKVTRACDDCRKKKVKCDGNQPCIHCTVYSYECTYNHPLKRLQSRSGSGSVSTLRGLSNSNSNSNSSIVSLASLNQSMQGLGTGSGVSKVQKNLSSRKYNTKNAKLQAELDVYKTIFEALFPNAPNIKDIDVPTFLQIFQNFKSSAPTFLDDVMKEYNLIASENTISPAGTEGSPDDINRSETNSVCSVRDCETPVMDAKENSKTSHSSSIPPVVGREIKIILPPKPIALEFVKNTWEHCCVLLRFYHRPTFIKQMDELYETDPHNYSHEQMRFLPLCYSTMAVGALFSKSIIHDDLNHDHTDEILSNNKFLQDEGYKYFIAARKLLDITNARDLNSMQTILMMFIFLQCSARLSTCYTYIGLAMRSVLREGFHRNLPDNSIHTPLEIEMRKRLFYTIYKLDVYVNAMLGLPGSLDREDFDQELPLDLPDEALTEQGINYDQNPYSLSSTGIANEHTKLFMILGDILKHLYPIKKINIFISHKTVTDLELKLKMWLEELPRELVPNAHDIHPQYERANKLLHLAFLHVQLILYRPFIHYISKNVIKTEEDELSYLRANNSIKVSRTVVHLAQDMLKNNLLTGSYWYACYTIFYSVAGLLFYIHEAEKPNTNNTDEYYEILKDANVGREVLIKLKDSSMAAERTYHLLNKLFEKLNSKTIIMTSLYSSPEKRSTNLVDSSMANAKSVEETFNSYLSSQNPTDMFPQFQDKSTNGPLETSMHNHIQKSTFAPNEGDMINPNALGMDNNISYENNNFNDLASFFNLEPDKRMKNELDVLEDNLTNPKSLNQNSIYTEERLPENEGVRVKSEPGEGIHGVFDQLDAHLFGKYLPTNNA from the coding sequence ATGAACTTGACTGTGCCACACAGACAAGAGGGCAAAAGGAGGAAAGTCACAAGAGCTTGTGATGACTGTAGGAAGAAAAAGGTGAAGTGTGATGGTAACCAGCCGTGTATACACTGTACTGTGTATTCCTATGAATGTACCTACAACCATCCCTTAAAGAGGTTGCAAAGCAGGTCGGGTTCTGGGAGTGTCTCCACTCTAAGAGGactttcaaattcaaactCAAATTCGAACTCATCGATTGTCAGTTTGGCAAGTCTGAATCAATCCATGCAAGGTTTGGGTACGGGAAGCGGTGTATCAAAAGTACAGAAAAACTTGAGctcaagaaaatataacaCAAAGAATGCTAAACTGCAAGCAGAGCTCGATGTGTACAAGACTATATTCGAGGCTCTGTTCCCGAATGCTCCAAATATAAAGGATATTGACGTTCCAACCTTCTTACAAATCtttcaaaacttcaaaagCAGTGCACCAACGTTTCTTGATGATGTTATGAAAGAGTATAACTTAATAGCTAGTGAGAATACAATCTCACCGGCTGGAACAGAGGGTAGTCCAGATGATATCAACAGAAGTGAAACAAATAGTGTTTGCAGTGTCAGAGATTGTGAAACACCAGTTATGGATGCCAAGGAGAACAGCAAGACATCTCACTCAAGTAGTATACCCCCAGTTGTGGGAAGAGAGatcaaaattattttgCCTCCAAAGCCCATTGCTCTGGAATTTGTTAAGAATACATGGGAGCATTGTTGTGTCCTATTGAGGTTTTATCACAGACCAACATTTATAAAACAAATGGATGAGCTCTATGAAACAGACCCACATAATTATTCCCATGAGCAAATGAGATTTCTTCCTTTGTGTTACTCAACAATGGCAGTGGGAGCCCTTTTTTCGAAGTCTATTATTCATGATGACTTAAACCATGACCATACCGATGAAATTCTTTCtaacaacaaatttttgCAGGATGAAGgttataaatattttattgcAGCAAGAAAGCTTTTGGATATAACAAATGCTCGGGATTTAAATTCAATGCAAACTATTCTGATGAtgtttatatttttgcaatGTTCGGCGAGATTGTCAACATGTTATACCTATATTGGTCTGGCTATGAGAAGTGTATTAAGAGAGGGTTTTCATAGGAACTTGCCAGATAACAGCATTCACACTCCTTTGGAAATTGAAATGAGAAAGAGACTTTTCTACACTATTTATAAGCTTGATGTTTATGTGAATGCTATGTTAGGACTACCAGGCTCTTTGGACAGAGAAGATTTTGATCAGGAATTGCCTCTTGATCTCCCAGATGAAGCTTTAACAGAACAGGGTATTAATTATGATCAGAATCCATATTCCCTATCTAGTACCGGGATTGCCAATGAGCATACCAAGCTGTTTATGATTCTTGGAGATATTTTAAAGCACCTATACcctataaaaaaaattaacatCTTTATTTCTCATAAAACAGTTACAGATCTAGAGttaaaattaaagatgTGGCTGGAAGAATTGCCTAGGGAATTGGTTCCTAATGCCCATGATATACATCCTCAATATGAAAGAGCTAATAAACTGTTACATTTAGCATTCTTACATGTACAGTTGATTCTTTATAGACCTTTCATTCACTATATATCCAAAAATGTCATAAAGACAGAGGAAGATGAACTATCATATTTAAGGGCTAATAATTCCATCAAGGTCTCGCGAACAGTTGTTCATTTGGCTCAAGATATgctcaaaaataatttgttgaCAGGTTCATATTGGTACGCATGTTATAccatattttattctgtTGCCGGCCTTCTTTTCTACATCCATGAAGCAGAGAAGCCCAATACAAATAATACCGATGAATACTATGAGATTCTGAAAGACGCTAACGTAGGGCGTGAAGTTCTTATAAAACTGAAAGATTCTAGTATGGCAGCTGAAAGAACATATCATTTGTTAAACAAGCTTTTTGAAAAGCTGAACTCCAAAACAATAATCATGACTAGTTTATATTCTTCACCTGAGAAACGATCTACCAATTTGGTTGATAGTAGCATGGCGAATGCGAAATCAGTAGAGGAGACATTTAATTCTTACTTATCGAGTCAAAATCCAACTGATATGTTTCCCCAGTTTCAAGATAAGTCGACGAATGGACCATTGGAAACCTCTATGCACAATCATATTCAAAAGTCGACCTTCGCACCAAATGAAGGTGACATGATTAACCCCAATGCTTTAGGAAtggataataatatatcttACGAAAACAACAATTTTAACGATCTTGCCAGTTTCTTTAATTTAGAACCTGATAAACGCATGAAGAATGAGCTTGATGTGTTGGAGGATAATCTAACAAATCCTAAGTCTTTAAATCAAAACTCGATTTATACTGAGGAAAGGTTGCCAGAAAATGAAGGAGTGAGAGTTAAAAGTGAACCTGGTGAAGGAATACATGGTGTTTTCGATCAACTAGATGCGCATTTATTTGGGAAATATTTACCTACTAATAACGCCTAA
- the TPK2 gene encoding cAMP-dependent protein kinase catalytic subunit TPK2 (CAGL0G09020g~Ortholog(s) have cAMP-dependent protein kinase activity), producing the protein MEYSSQHHSTHMQQQQHQQQHQHNTHGTSQQSTLLAQRSTVSKGKYSLQDFHIMRTLGTGSFGRVHLVRSVHNGRYYAIKVLKKAQVVKMKQIEHTNDERRMLKLVEHPFLIRMWGTFQDSRNLFMVMDYIEGGELFTLLRKSQRFPNPVAKFYAAEVTLALEYLHFHNIIYRDLKPENILLDRNGHIKITDFGFAKEVETVTWTLCGTPDYIAPEVIATKPYNKSVDWWSLGVLIYEMLAGYTPFYDTTPMKTYEKILHGKVVYPQFFNSDVIDLLSKLLTADLTRRIGNLQKGAQDIKSHPWFAEVVWEKLLAKDIETPYEPPITAGVGDTSLFDQYPEEQLDYGVQGSDPYASYFTDF; encoded by the coding sequence ATGGAGTATTCTTCACAACACCATTCTACACACAtgcagcaacaacaacaccAACAACAGCACCAGCACAACACACACGGGACTTCTCAACAGTCTACGTTGCTGGCGCAACGTTCGACTGTCTCGAAGGGGAAGTACTCGTTACAGGACTTTCATATAATGCGGACACTAGGTACTGGGTCATTCGGCAGAGTACACCTGGTGAGATCGGTTCACAACGGCAGATATTATGCTATCAAAGTATTGAAAAAGGCACAGGTGGTTAAGATGAAGCAAATTGAGCACACCAACGATGAGAGACGGATGCTAAAACTTGTGGAGCACCCCTTCTTGATTAGAATGTGGGGCACTTTCCAGGACTCACGGAACCTGTTCATGGTGATGGACTACATCGAAGGTGGTGAGTTGTTCACATTGCTAAGAAAATCACAGAGGTTCCCTAATCCTGTGGCCAAATTTTACGCCGCTGAGGTTACGCTAGCATTAGAGTACTTACATTTCCACAATATTATCTACAGAGATTTAAAGCCAGAAAATATCCTGTTAGACAGGAACGGACACATCAAGATTACAGACTTCGGCTTCGCAAAAGAAGTGGAAACAGTTACATGGACCTTATGTGGTACCCCCGATTACATCGCACCAGAAGTTATCGCAACAAAACCATATAACAAATCAGTCGACTGGTGGTCATTGGGTGTCCTGATTTATGAAATGTTGGCCGGATATACCCCATTCTATGATACTACCCCAATGAAAACTTATGAAAAGATTCTACATGGTAAAGTTGTGTATCCACAATTCTTCAACTCAGATGTCATCGATTTGCTAAGCAAATTACTGACTGCTGACTTAACTAGGAGAATCGGTAACTTGCAAAAGGGAGCACAAGATATCAAATCACACCCCTGGTTTGCTGAAGTTGTCTGGGAAAAATTATTGGCTAAAGATATCGAGACACCATATGAACCTCCTATTACTGCTGGTGTTGGTGATACTTCTCTTTTTGACCAGTATCCAGAAGAGCAATTAGATTACGGAGTACAGGGATCAGACCCTTACGCAAGCTACTTTACTGATTTCTAG